The genome window tttttttaatttaatgtatatttaactGACCTTCATCTTTTCTGTCTCtgcttccttcgccagctgatcCACATGTTCAATTAATCCACCAACTATTTTCTGAAACTGAACAATTTCTATCaaggcaaaaaaacacaaaacacccaAGTTAATTTAAACGAGCAAGACATAATAACACCTGTGGTAATCAAATAGAAAAAATGTTGCCTCGTGTGTAAAGtgtgatgtaaaatgtaaagtggACTGAATGTAAGTGAAATGCTGATTTTTACAAATGTTGGTTTAAACTACAGGTACGTCAGTGGGAATGTTTAAGGTGATACAAAAATGGGGAACAGCAggcggcgtagtggttagggctgtcacTTTGCAGCCTAAAGGTTTGCagtgtgaatcccacctactgctgtagtacccttgatcacggtacctaccctgaatcgatagtgtaaaaattacccaactgtataaagggtacatttatgtttgttcatttagttgacacttttctccaaagctatttacaatgttaatctacctacaattatctacccatttatacagctgggtagttttactggagcaatttagggtgagtaccttgctcaagggtactacagctggaggtcaaacctgcaacctttgaatccaaaggcagcagctctaaccactagggtaccagccgtCCAACAGGTAACTCATTAAAGTCGATTATCCAACATTGTAAGGCGCCTGGAACAAAGGTTTCCGTTAAATGAAggttaaaaacaataaaaaaaaaaaactttgtcgTTTCCACAATCCCCCAGTTCCCAGTTCATACTCACTGTCCACAAAGTCTTTGCACTCCTCCCTGAGCTCAGTGGTCTTCTGCCTCACCTCGGGATCGAGGACACGCAGCTTGTTGAGCTCGTCGAAATGAAGACCAGCTTCCGCCAACGGGTCTCTGTCCATCGCTCAGGGTCCTAAGA of Scleropages formosus chromosome 10, fSclFor1.1, whole genome shotgun sequence contains these proteins:
- the ift20 gene encoding intraflagellar transport protein 20 homolog — encoded protein: MDRDPLAEAGLHFDELNKLRVLDPEVRQKTTELREECKDFVDKIVQFQKIVGGLIEHVDQLAKEAETEKMKAIGARNLLKSVAKQREAQQQQLQALIAEKKMQLERYRIEYEALSKVEAEQNEFIDQFILQK